In Archangium violaceum, the following are encoded in one genomic region:
- a CDS encoding MFS transporter yields MQAMERSRLLRRVEVLVFFTVFLDLVGFGIVIPMLPLYVQSMGGSARTVGVLLGCFSFTQLLATPLLGKYSDRYGRRPVILLSLVANALAMGLFALASHQHLLPLLFLSRILAGATSGNLAACQAALADLSTPETRARAMGRLGAGIGLGLVLGPLFGGLLAEWGAWFPPLAAGVLALLGALGVLFFMPETHRAEAHSTPKSASRFTALRETPRPRALTLVLLLYFLVFLTMTTYQVALALLVQTRLGWSSKEVGYVFALMGGLGFIIQGVLIGPLSRAVGEVRLLVLGTLLLCAGMLGVSLASAPLPLIGAVVLVGMGMGFIQPLLSSLASQAANPSYLGVTLGLAQSSGGLARTVGPVASGALYSSLGPSVPFAAGAIAAFVAALLASLLNREGLGREPHPKPATKS; encoded by the coding sequence ATGCAAGCAATGGAGCGATCACGGCTGCTGCGCCGCGTCGAGGTACTCGTCTTCTTCACGGTGTTCCTCGACCTGGTGGGATTCGGCATCGTCATCCCGATGCTGCCCCTCTACGTCCAGTCGATGGGCGGCTCGGCGCGCACGGTGGGCGTGCTCCTCGGGTGCTTCTCCTTCACGCAACTGCTCGCCACGCCCCTGCTCGGCAAATACTCGGACCGGTACGGCCGCCGGCCCGTCATCCTGCTCAGCCTCGTGGCCAACGCGCTCGCGATGGGATTGTTCGCCCTCGCCAGTCATCAGCACCTGCTGCCGCTCCTGTTCCTCTCGCGCATCCTCGCTGGCGCCACCTCGGGCAACCTCGCGGCGTGTCAGGCCGCCCTCGCGGACCTCTCCACCCCCGAGACCCGCGCGCGGGCCATGGGCCGGCTCGGAGCCGGAATCGGATTGGGGCTCGTCCTGGGCCCCCTGTTCGGCGGACTGCTCGCGGAATGGGGCGCGTGGTTCCCCCCACTGGCGGCCGGAGTGCTCGCGCTGCTGGGCGCGCTCGGCGTCCTGTTCTTCATGCCCGAGACGCACCGGGCCGAGGCCCACTCCACCCCGAAGTCGGCGTCGCGCTTCACCGCGCTCCGGGAGACGCCCCGGCCACGCGCGCTGACACTCGTGCTGCTGCTCTACTTCCTCGTCTTCCTCACCATGACGACATACCAGGTGGCCCTCGCCCTGCTCGTGCAGACGCGCCTCGGCTGGAGCTCGAAGGAGGTGGGTTACGTCTTCGCGCTGATGGGCGGGCTGGGGTTCATCATCCAGGGCGTGCTCATCGGTCCACTGTCGAGAGCGGTGGGCGAGGTACGCCTGCTGGTGCTCGGCACGCTGCTCCTGTGCGCCGGCATGCTGGGGGTGAGCCTCGCCAGTGCACCCCTTCCGCTGATCGGCGCCGTGGTGCTGGTCGGCATGGGGATGGGCTTCATCCAGCCCCTCCTCTCGAGCCTCGCCTCCCAGGCGGCGAACCCTTCCTACCTGGGCGTGACGCTGGGCCTGGCCCAGTCCTCGGGAGGGCTCGCGCGAACCGTGGGACCGGTGGCCAGCGGCGCGCTCTATTCGTCCCTGGGCCCCAGCGTGCCCTTCGCCGCCGGGGCGATCGCCGCGTTCGTGGCGGCGCTGCTCGCCTCGCTGCTGAATCGGGAGGGCCTCGGAAGGGAACCCCACCCGAAGCCCGCGACGAAGTCCTAG
- a CDS encoding beta-1,3-glucanase family protein: protein MPITGMGNTGWKAAWRVGAAGLMLTAGVACDSRGELEEGGSLESTTQSVIVGSRYQAENWSSSGTTPGGVFNEGGGEGQSVGGFQVNEQIHYPSVNFAGVDQIQFRIAAPYGGGRAEIWADAVGTGTKVGTVDLTAATGADWNAFITRTVSITEIGGTHSLYLKGVATGGDWLFKLDWFEMHDTGGTQPPPPTGTVPVKVTNKCPFNLNVTLTGVYSIPLEKDSAGNPIYRNLAAGQSYTYATPANYPSGRVSAYRTLPSPTSPRELEKAEFTLEKPSGGSQLLHYNLTYVDHVGLPMQIKGVGTGSSCVQVQCNKSASAIQTAIANQCPDGLRYTMGGGTICLAPRSFCLDGEYASDPRRASICTRLDGEIARCASKYPGVCNPGTAKSAQVYACSPPFFDMSAKWCAALNRGMLDAPDSTTVSQYYNTGKPYNQYAKWVHDQCGAVYGFAYDDYPMAANQAGFYTCTGGQQLEVTFCPAG, encoded by the coding sequence ATGCCAATCACGGGAATGGGGAACACGGGTTGGAAGGCCGCGTGGCGCGTGGGCGCCGCGGGGTTGATGCTCACCGCGGGAGTGGCTTGCGACAGCCGGGGCGAGCTCGAAGAGGGCGGTTCGCTGGAAAGCACCACGCAGTCGGTCATCGTTGGCAGCCGGTACCAGGCGGAGAACTGGTCCTCGAGCGGCACGACGCCCGGTGGGGTGTTCAACGAGGGCGGCGGCGAGGGGCAGTCCGTCGGAGGCTTCCAGGTCAACGAGCAGATCCACTACCCCTCGGTGAACTTCGCCGGGGTGGACCAGATCCAGTTCCGAATCGCGGCCCCCTATGGCGGTGGCCGGGCGGAGATCTGGGCCGACGCGGTGGGCACTGGCACGAAGGTCGGGACGGTGGATCTCACCGCCGCCACTGGCGCCGACTGGAACGCCTTCATCACGCGCACCGTCAGCATCACGGAGATCGGCGGCACCCACTCGCTGTACCTCAAGGGCGTGGCGACGGGCGGTGACTGGCTGTTCAAGCTCGACTGGTTCGAGATGCACGACACCGGGGGGACCCAGCCCCCGCCTCCCACGGGCACCGTCCCGGTCAAGGTGACCAACAAGTGCCCGTTCAACCTCAACGTGACGTTGACGGGCGTGTACAGCATCCCGCTCGAGAAGGACTCGGCGGGCAACCCCATCTACCGCAACCTCGCCGCCGGTCAGAGCTACACCTACGCGACTCCGGCGAACTACCCCAGCGGCCGTGTGAGCGCCTACAGGACCCTCCCGTCGCCCACCTCGCCCCGGGAGCTGGAGAAGGCCGAGTTCACGCTGGAGAAGCCCAGCGGCGGCTCGCAGCTCTTGCACTACAACCTCACGTACGTGGACCACGTGGGCCTGCCCATGCAGATCAAGGGTGTTGGCACCGGCTCCAGCTGTGTCCAGGTGCAGTGCAACAAGTCCGCGAGCGCCATCCAGACGGCCATCGCCAACCAGTGTCCGGACGGTCTGCGCTACACCATGGGTGGCGGCACCATCTGCCTGGCCCCGCGCTCCTTCTGCCTCGACGGTGAGTACGCGAGCGATCCGCGCCGCGCGTCCATCTGCACGCGGCTGGACGGTGAGATCGCCCGCTGCGCCAGCAAGTACCCCGGAGTCTGCAACCCGGGCACGGCGAAGTCGGCGCAGGTCTACGCCTGCTCGCCGCCGTTCTTCGACATGAGCGCCAAGTGGTGCGCCGCGCTGAACCGCGGAATGTTGGACGCGCCCGACAGCACCACCGTGTCGCAGTACTACAACACCGGGAAGCCCTACAACCAGTACGCCAAGTGGGTCCACGACCAGTGCGGCGCCGTGTACGGTTTCGCCTATGACGACTACCCGATGGCCGCCAACCAGGCCGGCTTCTACACGTGCACCGGCGGGCAGCAGCTCGAGGTGACGTTCTGCCCGGCGGGCTGA
- a CDS encoding tyrosinase family protein — protein MELHARARALLCRESPLPPLPMTPRGELAPLAPPSPGQRFLPFLPSHQEQAVSLAARFMELANARPGEAGLAAVLDEAEQRASHGDAEWVKYALRVFIAHHPEGRALSVPPLVERAPHLVVPSQRPELPRKGNPGTPGAEVWLDYFREDTGLNDHIDTWHAHYPAAGYPDPARPQRRLLQDRRGEQFWYTHQQLLARYDTERLAFGMPRVVPLSDYASPINEGYDPQLPGFAPRPAGLSPRGLPGYDITDHATRRDRLFTAASSGLLWHGDSPILLDSLEQLADTAESNRGSVDGEAWADPLGPYGSHHHLGHVLLACLTGPRDRTGLPGVMASPATAARDPLFYRWHRHVNDIFDAWQSAHLPPHEPSDTPQVRMRKWLGDGTAPAHQSPDILLCMHRDIPGAASPDFDGQRWGEALFGGDNWDSPPPAFSVTTHTLRTHMAQHPVRLPDGREILKPHLDHDPFHYFFRVENPLPREQKVTVRIYLAADAFAEDRRMWMELDTFVHTLGPSRREVIHRPTRLSSVVHERGWPAHLLLPRGRHEGLLVRLMVMLTDGELDLELGYPFNRPFPPGQRIADLTARPQVATRNLWLHHVSS, from the coding sequence GTGGAGCTGCACGCTCGGGCCCGGGCCCTGCTGTGTCGGGAGTCCCCTCTTCCTCCGCTGCCGATGACCCCCCGAGGGGAGCTCGCGCCGCTGGCGCCCCCCTCCCCCGGCCAGCGATTCCTCCCCTTCCTGCCTTCCCACCAGGAGCAGGCGGTGTCCCTGGCGGCCCGGTTCATGGAGCTGGCCAACGCACGGCCCGGAGAGGCGGGACTGGCGGCGGTGCTCGACGAGGCCGAGCAGCGGGCGAGTCACGGAGACGCCGAATGGGTGAAGTACGCGCTGCGCGTCTTCATCGCCCACCACCCCGAGGGCCGCGCGCTGTCCGTGCCTCCCCTGGTGGAGCGCGCTCCGCACCTGGTGGTCCCCTCGCAACGCCCGGAGCTGCCCCGGAAGGGAAACCCTGGAACCCCGGGCGCGGAGGTCTGGCTCGACTACTTCCGCGAGGACACCGGGCTCAACGACCACATCGACACGTGGCACGCGCACTACCCGGCGGCTGGATACCCGGACCCCGCGCGGCCCCAGCGGCGCCTCCTCCAGGACCGGCGCGGAGAGCAGTTCTGGTACACGCACCAGCAGCTGCTGGCCCGTTACGACACGGAGCGGCTGGCGTTCGGCATGCCCCGCGTCGTGCCCCTGAGCGACTACGCCTCGCCCATCAACGAGGGCTATGACCCCCAGCTCCCGGGCTTCGCGCCCCGGCCCGCCGGCCTGAGCCCGAGGGGGCTTCCCGGCTACGACATCACGGACCACGCCACGCGCCGCGACCGGCTCTTCACCGCGGCCTCCTCGGGGCTGCTGTGGCACGGGGACTCGCCCATCCTCCTCGACAGCCTCGAGCAGCTCGCCGACACGGCCGAGTCCAACAGGGGCTCCGTGGATGGCGAGGCCTGGGCGGATCCGCTCGGCCCCTACGGCTCGCACCACCACCTGGGGCACGTGCTGCTCGCGTGTCTGACGGGCCCCCGGGACAGGACGGGCCTTCCCGGTGTCATGGCCTCCCCGGCCACCGCGGCGAGGGATCCGCTCTTCTACCGCTGGCACCGCCACGTGAACGACATCTTCGATGCCTGGCAGAGCGCCCACCTGCCGCCGCACGAGCCGTCCGACACGCCCCAGGTGCGGATGCGCAAGTGGCTCGGCGACGGAACGGCTCCGGCGCACCAGAGCCCGGACATCCTCCTGTGCATGCACCGGGACATCCCCGGGGCCGCGTCACCGGACTTCGACGGGCAGCGCTGGGGCGAGGCCCTGTTCGGCGGCGACAACTGGGACAGCCCTCCTCCGGCCTTCTCCGTGACGACGCACACGCTGCGCACCCACATGGCACAGCACCCGGTGCGGCTCCCGGACGGACGGGAGATCCTCAAGCCGCACCTCGACCACGACCCCTTCCACTATTTCTTCCGGGTGGAGAACCCGCTGCCTCGCGAGCAGAAGGTGACGGTGCGCATCTACCTCGCGGCGGACGCGTTCGCCGAGGATCGCCGGATGTGGATGGAGCTGGACACGTTCGTCCACACGCTGGGGCCCTCGCGGCGGGAGGTCATCCACCGGCCCACGCGGCTGTCCTCGGTGGTGCACGAGCGCGGCTGGCCCGCCCACCTGCTGCTGCCACGCGGCCGGCACGAGGGCCTGCTCGTGCGGCTGATGGTGATGCTCACCGACGGGGAGCTGGACCTCGAGCTGGGCTACCCGTTCAACCGGCCCTTCCCTCCGGGACAGCGCATCGCGGACCTCACCGCGCGGCCCCAGGTCGCGACGCGCAACCTGTGGCTCCACCACGTCTCGTCCTGA
- the ppk1 gene encoding polyphosphate kinase 1 yields the protein MPKRASSSRNNPSKPMERDVIPPGTDVPDSDLFFNRELSWLAFNNRVLQLGEDASVPLMERVKFCAIYARNLDEFFMIRVARLHEQVRGRVARLVPDGATPGNTLDKLHECILEQGRRHSDCFERQLRPALADKGLRILSMKELDTEARALVDQRFREQIFPVLTPLAIGLGRHFPYISNLSLSLAVLLRDPVTEMENVARVKVPKELLPRFVPLKGGTSFIPLEDIIAHHLGALFPGMEVLDHGLFRVTRDADFTVSEDAEDLLVAVQTELRQRRFGDVIRLEVQAGMNPKMLEPLVEALGLEPRQIYEEQGLLDLADLMAVVSTPGFAELRDPPWTPVTQPRLKAEGDGGEVGTVMSAMRRGDLLVHHPYESFTTSVERFVAEAVEDPDVLAIKQTVYRTSDKSPLVPALIRATERGKQAVCMVELKARFDERTNIHWALALEEAGVHVVYGIPGLKTHAKAILIVRREGERVRHYVHVGTGNYNPKTARLYTDLGLFTTDPDIGADVADLFNFLTGFARPKSFRKLLVAPINMREGLLEEIRRTLAAHSAERPARIQMKMNALVDPAMIRALYDASRAGVKVDLNVRGICCLRPNVPGVSENIRVVSTLGRFLEHSRIYLFERAGETRCYIGSADIMPRNLDHRVEALAPVEEPQLLAQVRELLDRCLADNTHAWVLDAGGTWKRRVPEGERRWAQGEMMERAVRMAQATSGRPLP from the coding sequence ATGCCCAAGCGCGCATCCTCCAGCCGGAACAACCCCAGCAAACCCATGGAGCGGGATGTCATCCCGCCCGGGACGGACGTGCCGGACAGCGACCTGTTCTTCAACCGGGAGCTGTCCTGGCTCGCCTTCAACAACCGGGTGCTCCAGCTCGGCGAGGATGCGTCGGTGCCGCTGATGGAGCGCGTGAAGTTCTGCGCCATCTACGCCCGCAACCTCGATGAGTTCTTCATGATCCGCGTGGCGCGCCTGCACGAGCAGGTGCGCGGCCGCGTGGCCCGGCTGGTGCCGGACGGAGCCACCCCGGGCAACACCCTGGACAAGCTGCACGAGTGCATCCTCGAGCAGGGCCGGCGCCACAGCGACTGCTTCGAGCGCCAGCTCCGCCCCGCCCTGGCCGACAAGGGCCTGCGCATCCTCTCCATGAAGGAGCTCGACACGGAGGCGCGCGCGCTGGTGGATCAGCGCTTCCGCGAGCAGATCTTCCCCGTGCTCACCCCACTGGCCATCGGCCTGGGAAGGCACTTCCCCTACATCTCCAACCTCTCCCTCAGCCTGGCGGTGCTGCTGCGGGATCCGGTGACGGAGATGGAGAACGTGGCGCGGGTGAAGGTGCCCAAGGAGCTGCTGCCGCGCTTCGTCCCGCTCAAGGGGGGCACCTCCTTCATCCCGCTCGAGGACATCATCGCCCACCACCTGGGCGCCCTGTTCCCCGGGATGGAGGTGCTCGACCATGGGCTGTTCCGCGTCACCCGGGACGCGGACTTCACCGTCTCCGAGGACGCGGAGGATCTGCTGGTGGCCGTGCAGACCGAGCTGCGCCAGCGCCGCTTCGGGGACGTCATCCGCCTGGAGGTGCAGGCGGGGATGAACCCCAAGATGCTCGAGCCCCTGGTGGAAGCGCTCGGGCTGGAGCCGCGGCAGATCTACGAGGAGCAGGGCCTGTTGGATCTCGCGGACCTCATGGCCGTGGTGTCCACGCCGGGCTTCGCCGAGCTGAGGGATCCACCCTGGACGCCCGTCACCCAGCCCCGCCTGAAGGCCGAGGGGGATGGCGGAGAGGTCGGCACGGTGATGTCGGCCATGCGCCGGGGCGACCTGCTCGTCCACCACCCCTATGAGTCCTTCACCACGTCGGTGGAGCGCTTCGTCGCGGAGGCGGTGGAGGACCCGGACGTGCTCGCCATCAAGCAGACCGTCTACCGCACGTCGGACAAGTCCCCACTGGTGCCCGCGCTCATCCGCGCCACCGAGCGCGGCAAGCAGGCCGTGTGCATGGTGGAGCTCAAGGCCCGCTTCGACGAGCGCACCAACATCCACTGGGCGCTCGCGCTGGAGGAGGCGGGGGTGCACGTCGTCTATGGCATCCCCGGGCTCAAGACGCACGCCAAGGCCATCCTCATCGTCCGCCGCGAGGGCGAGCGGGTGCGCCACTACGTCCACGTGGGCACCGGCAACTACAACCCGAAGACGGCCCGGCTCTACACGGACCTCGGCCTCTTCACCACGGACCCGGACATCGGCGCGGACGTGGCGGACCTCTTCAACTTCCTCACCGGCTTCGCCCGCCCCAAGTCCTTCCGCAAGCTGCTGGTGGCCCCCATCAACATGCGCGAGGGCCTGCTGGAGGAGATCCGCCGCACGCTCGCCGCCCACTCGGCCGAGCGCCCCGCGCGCATCCAGATGAAGATGAACGCGCTGGTGGACCCGGCGATGATCCGCGCCCTCTACGACGCCTCGCGCGCCGGGGTGAAGGTGGACCTCAACGTGCGCGGCATCTGCTGCCTGCGCCCCAACGTCCCCGGCGTCTCGGAGAACATCCGCGTCGTCTCCACGCTCGGCCGCTTCCTCGAGCACTCGCGCATCTACCTCTTCGAGCGCGCGGGCGAGACGCGCTGCTACATCGGCTCGGCGGACATCATGCCGCGCAACCTGGACCACCGCGTGGAAGCCCTCGCCCCGGTGGAGGAGCCCCAGCTACTCGCCCAGGTCAGGGAGCTGCTCGACCGCTGCCTCGCGGACAACACCCACGCCTGGGTGCTCGACGCGGGCGGCACGTGGAAGCGGCGCGTCCCCGAAGGTGAGAGACGCTGGGCCCAGGGTGAGATGATGGAGCGTGCTGTGCGCATGGCCCAGGCCACCAGCGGCCGTCCCCTGCCCTGA
- a CDS encoding SgcJ/EcaC family oxidoreductase yields the protein MKTFFQLMTTAAVALTFLLTPPAMADSAKARGTDEAAIRKLVADQAEAWNRSDATAWSKDFAPDAEFINIVGTVFKGRTEIQTRHAFVFDTLFKGSRTEVTVTRVHFLGGDVAVTDMEHVVTGYAGLPPGVQPTEAGVLKTRMRYVMKKNGKRWEIVAGQNTDVKPTPAPGTSRPQ from the coding sequence ATGAAAACCTTCTTCCAACTCATGACGACCGCGGCCGTGGCCCTGACGTTCCTGCTCACACCGCCGGCCATGGCTGATTCGGCCAAGGCACGAGGCACGGACGAGGCCGCCATCCGCAAGCTGGTGGCGGATCAGGCCGAGGCCTGGAACCGCTCGGACGCGACCGCGTGGAGCAAGGACTTCGCCCCGGATGCCGAGTTCATCAACATCGTCGGAACGGTCTTCAAGGGACGAACGGAGATCCAGACACGGCACGCCTTCGTCTTCGACACCCTCTTCAAGGGCAGCCGGACCGAGGTGACGGTGACGCGGGTGCACTTCCTCGGTGGCGACGTGGCGGTGACGGACATGGAGCACGTGGTGACCGGGTATGCCGGTTTGCCCCCCGGAGTACAGCCCACGGAGGCCGGCGTGCTGAAGACCCGCATGCGCTACGTGATGAAGAAGAACGGCAAGCGGTGGGAGATCGTCGCGGGCCAGAACACGGACGTGAAGCCCACGCCCGCTCCCGGTACCTCACGGCCCCAGTGA
- a CDS encoding trypsin-like serine protease codes for MNLKLVNWSSALCVLLGACTGVDGQPEEDVRALPREIINGTPTPAENSGFVLVSSSAGSCSGTLITNQWVLTAKHCGVTVGSSVWMGSQFSGVNHVVDHPTRDVTIAHLQSPMLMNGSTTAYVRPLRTTPLSVGETAQCYGYGLNTFDSGSGTLRTATLRVGSVSETEYVFDRNESGQVQWKGDSGGTCIDGSGRAVSVASYCWYNGTSREVYSCAVVRSDVVNDWVKQWMDSGVIATVYSGDNFSGTAVAIRFQGTYAMDSACGPALGLGSDHVLGFRPRSIQLADGYQVKIQGWHANPGDTHCAGPSYSQVPITCTNSKNLYDAGCLSGWVYDNVGGAVIVEKVPTPRTDSGVIATVYSGDNFSGKAVAIRSLGKYAMDSWCGPVLGLGSDHVLGFRPRSILLAGGRQAKIQGWHANPGDTHCAGPSYSLVPSTCVNSKNLYDAGCLSGWVYDNVGGAVLVE; via the coding sequence ATGAATTTGAAGCTCGTGAATTGGTCGTCGGCGTTGTGCGTTTTGCTTGGAGCCTGCACCGGCGTGGACGGCCAGCCGGAGGAGGACGTTCGTGCGTTGCCGCGGGAGATCATCAACGGCACGCCGACCCCCGCCGAGAACAGTGGCTTTGTCCTTGTCAGCAGCAGCGCGGGCTCCTGTAGCGGCACGCTCATCACCAACCAGTGGGTCCTCACCGCCAAACATTGCGGTGTGACGGTGGGCAGCTCGGTGTGGATGGGATCGCAGTTCAGCGGTGTGAATCATGTGGTCGACCACCCGACCCGCGATGTCACCATTGCTCACCTGCAGAGCCCGATGCTCATGAATGGTTCGACTACCGCGTACGTCAGGCCGCTGCGTACCACGCCTCTCTCTGTTGGTGAGACGGCGCAGTGCTATGGCTATGGCCTGAATACCTTCGACAGTGGTTCTGGCACGTTGCGCACGGCCACCTTGCGCGTTGGCAGCGTTTCGGAGACCGAGTACGTCTTCGACCGCAACGAATCAGGCCAGGTGCAGTGGAAGGGCGACTCCGGTGGTACTTGCATCGATGGCTCGGGGAGGGCTGTCAGCGTCGCGTCCTACTGCTGGTACAATGGGACCTCCCGTGAGGTGTATTCCTGTGCCGTGGTGCGCTCGGATGTTGTCAATGACTGGGTGAAGCAGTGGATGGATTCCGGCGTCATCGCCACCGTCTACTCCGGGGACAACTTCAGTGGTACCGCGGTGGCGATTCGCTTCCAGGGCACGTATGCGATGGACAGCGCGTGCGGCCCGGCGCTGGGATTGGGGTCTGACCATGTGTTGGGTTTCCGTCCCCGCTCCATCCAACTGGCTGACGGCTATCAGGTGAAGATCCAGGGCTGGCACGCCAATCCCGGAGATACCCACTGCGCTGGACCCAGCTACTCGCAGGTTCCGATCACTTGCACCAACTCGAAGAACCTCTATGACGCGGGGTGTCTGAGCGGTTGGGTGTACGACAATGTCGGTGGTGCCGTGATCGTCGAGAAGGTGCCGACTCCGCGGACGGACTCCGGCGTCATCGCCACCGTCTACTCCGGGGACAATTTCAGTGGCAAGGCGGTGGCGATTCGTTCCCTGGGCAAGTATGCGATGGACAGCTGGTGCGGCCCGGTACTGGGCTTGGGGTCCGACCATGTGTTGGGCTTCCGTCCCCGCTCCATCCTGCTGGCCGGTGGCCGGCAGGCGAAGATCCAGGGCTGGCACGCCAATCCCGGAGATACCCACTGCGCTGGACCCAGCTACTCGCTGGTTCCGTCCACCTGCGTGAACTCGAAGAACCTCTATGACGCGGGTTGCCTGAGCGGCTGGGTATACGACAACGTTGGCGGCGCGGTGCTCGTCGAGTAA
- a CDS encoding YebC/PmpR family DNA-binding transcriptional regulator, with the protein MGAQWKHKGRTEHAAAKGRLFTKLVKELIVAAKAGGADPATNPRLRMAVEQAKKASMPRDTLDRAIKKGAGLLDEPVNYEVVTYEGFAPHQVPVIVECLTENKNRTATNIRVLFRKGQIATSGAVSWDFNRLGVIEATPPEGGADAEAAAIEAGAQDLEAAEEGATRFLTAATDLDTVSRALTGMGWTVGSQNLAWIAKNPVHLEGEARSEVESFLEAMDEDDDVQNIYVGLK; encoded by the coding sequence ATGGGCGCGCAGTGGAAACACAAGGGCCGCACCGAGCATGCGGCCGCGAAGGGCCGGCTCTTCACCAAGCTGGTCAAGGAACTCATCGTGGCCGCCAAGGCGGGCGGGGCCGATCCGGCCACCAACCCGCGGCTGCGCATGGCCGTCGAGCAGGCGAAGAAGGCGTCGATGCCGCGCGACACGCTCGATCGCGCCATCAAGAAGGGCGCCGGGCTGCTGGATGAGCCGGTGAACTACGAGGTCGTCACCTACGAGGGCTTCGCCCCGCACCAGGTGCCGGTCATCGTCGAGTGCCTCACCGAGAACAAGAACCGCACCGCCACCAACATCCGGGTGCTCTTCCGCAAGGGGCAGATCGCCACCAGCGGCGCGGTGTCGTGGGACTTCAACCGCCTGGGCGTCATCGAGGCCACGCCTCCCGAGGGTGGTGCCGATGCCGAGGCCGCCGCCATCGAGGCGGGCGCGCAGGATCTGGAGGCCGCCGAGGAGGGCGCCACCCGCTTCCTCACCGCCGCGACGGACCTGGACACGGTGAGCCGGGCCCTGACGGGCATGGGCTGGACGGTGGGCTCGCAGAACCTCGCGTGGATCGCCAAGAACCCGGTGCACCTCGAGGGCGAGGCGCGGAGCGAGGTCGAGTCGTTCCTCGAGGCGATGGACGAGGACGACGACGTCCAGAACATCTACGTCGGCCTGAAGTGA
- a CDS encoding MFS transporter, with protein sequence MSTDSDARLGSNIWKLQAIRLLFYMQFFSAVLVPFFTDWGGISLAQVLYLNAWFFLCNFLFEVPTGTVADYLGRKVSLALGSLVGIGAALLYVSRPAFPVFMAAEAVFAIAYTLHSGADEALAYDSLKATGHTERAAHVLGRMEAFKLGGIITATLIGGFIASAYGLSAPMRAYVLPAALAFLLALTLREPPTSVQQQPTRTGYVRILTQGGRYFLGHKVVRLLAIELALTNALAWGLIWLFQPLLERSGVPLRFFGVVHALSCIGQIAFLGNVARIERWIGSMRRLLLGATVLAGVSFLVLGATRWTPLVIAGIILGFTFSLPRIPLFSAYINHHIPSDQRATVLSFVSMVRTLAIVVINPLIGLLAEWSLSWTMAILGMGLIAFAAGSRIEERHLAAAPESSDDAAGQ encoded by the coding sequence ATGTCGACCGACTCGGACGCTCGCCTGGGCTCCAACATCTGGAAGCTCCAGGCCATCCGGCTGCTGTTCTACATGCAGTTCTTCTCCGCGGTCCTCGTGCCGTTCTTCACGGACTGGGGCGGCATCTCCCTGGCGCAGGTGCTGTACCTCAACGCCTGGTTCTTCCTCTGCAACTTCCTCTTCGAGGTCCCCACGGGCACGGTGGCGGACTACCTCGGCCGCAAGGTGTCGCTCGCGCTGGGCAGCCTGGTGGGCATCGGCGCCGCGCTGCTCTACGTGTCCCGGCCCGCCTTCCCCGTGTTCATGGCCGCCGAGGCCGTCTTCGCCATCGCCTACACGCTCCACTCCGGCGCGGACGAGGCGCTCGCCTATGACAGTCTCAAGGCCACCGGGCACACGGAGCGGGCGGCGCACGTCCTCGGCCGCATGGAGGCCTTCAAGCTCGGCGGCATCATCACCGCGACACTCATCGGAGGCTTCATCGCGAGCGCCTACGGCCTGAGCGCTCCCATGCGGGCCTATGTCCTCCCCGCCGCCCTCGCCTTCCTGCTCGCGCTCACCCTGCGCGAGCCGCCCACGTCCGTCCAGCAGCAGCCGACCCGGACGGGCTACGTGCGGATCCTCACCCAGGGAGGACGGTACTTCCTCGGTCACAAGGTCGTCCGGCTGCTCGCCATCGAGCTCGCCCTGACCAACGCGCTGGCCTGGGGGCTCATCTGGCTGTTCCAGCCGCTGCTCGAGCGCAGTGGGGTGCCCCTCCGCTTCTTCGGCGTGGTGCATGCCCTCTCCTGCATCGGGCAGATCGCCTTCCTCGGCAACGTGGCGCGAATCGAGCGGTGGATCGGCTCGATGCGGCGGCTGCTGCTCGGGGCCACCGTCCTCGCCGGGGTAAGCTTCCTGGTGCTCGGGGCCACGCGGTGGACCCCGCTCGTCATCGCGGGGATCATCCTGGGCTTCACCTTCAGCCTGCCGCGCATCCCCCTCTTCAGCGCCTACATCAATCACCACATCCCGTCCGACCAGCGGGCCACGGTGCTCTCCTTCGTCTCGATGGTGCGGACCCTGGCGATCGTGGTGATCAACCCCCTCATCGGCCTGCTCGCCGAGTGGTCGCTGTCGTGGACCATGGCCATCCTCGGCATGGGGTTGATCGCGTTCGCGGCGGGCTCCCGCATCGAGGAGCGCCACCTGGCCGCCGCGCCAGAATCCTCCGATGACGCGGCCGGGCAATAA